Below is a window of Methylosinus sp. PW1 DNA.
ATTGCGACGTGCTGTTCGCCCGGCCGGTCGAGCTGTCGCCGCTGCGGCCGCGCTATTTCGCCGCCGCGCCCCAGCACGAGCCGCATGAGTGGTCGCAATTCTGCTCGGGCGTGCTGCTCCTCAACGTCCCGGCCATGCGCGCCGAATATGAGCCGCTGATGCGGAGCGCACGCGCGGCGCTCGGCGCGCCGCATCATTACGATCAAGAGGCGCTCAACGCGCATTTCGCCGGGCGCTGGGACCATCTGCCGCTCGCCATGCATTGGAAGCCCTATTGGGGCGTCGAATGGGGAGCGTCCATCGTGCATTTCCATGGCCCCAAGGCCGAGGATGCGCGGTGCCTCGCGGCCGCGCCGGCGGGGGCCGATCTGCTCTCGCAGCTCTACGCCCGCGATCCGCGGGGCTATGCGCATTTTCTGCGCTTCTACGACATCGCCGCCGAGGCCGATCGGCGCGGCGCGCGCATCAGCGCGGCGGAGCTGGCGCCGCTGCGGCTGGAGGCGGCCGCGGCGTCCGGCGGCCGCGCCTTGCGCCGCGCCTTCGCCTTTTTGCGCGAGCTGCGCCCGCTGACGTCGCGCGAGGCTGCGCCCTTGCCCAATCTGCCGCCGGAAGCGAGCTTCGCGCAAATCGCCACGCTCGAGAATTTCGACGAGCGCGCCTATCTCTACGCCAATCCCGATGTGGCCGAGAAAGTTCGCAGCGGGAGCATTCTCTCCGGCCGCGCGCATTTCGCGCGCTATGGCCGCTATGAGGGACGCGTGCAGATGATCCCGGGCGACCAGCCCGCCACGCCCGAGAATTTCGACGCCGAGGCCTACATCGCGCGCAATCCAGACGTCGGCTTTCTGATCGCGCGCGGCTGCTATCCTTCCGCCCGCGCGCATTTCGAGCGGCGCGGGCGCGCGGAACTGCGCCGGCAGCTGACGCGGCCCTGACGCCCCGCGCCTATGGCGCCCGGCGCGCGCATCGGCCACATATGAGAGCGCAGCGGCTCGAAGGGAATCATTCGAGCGGCGCCGAGGGTCGCGAGGGCTTCCATGGCCAATTCTTATGATCTCATCGTCATCGGCGGCGGACCGGGCGGCTATGTCGCCGCCATCCGCGCCGCGCAGCTCGGGCTGAGGACGGCCATTGTCGAGCGTGAGCATTTGGGCGGCATTTGCCTCAATTGGGGCTGCATTCCCACCAAGGCGCTGCTGCGCTCGGCCGATGTCTTTCGGCTCGCAAAACATGCGAAGGATTTCGGCCTGCGCATCGACGGCGAGGTCTCCTTCGACGCCGAGGCGCTGGTGAAGCGCTCGCGCGCAGTGGCCGGACGGCTCAACGCCGGCGTCGAGTTCCTGTGCAAGAAGAACAAGATCGATGTGATCTGGGGCGAGGCCGCGCTCGCCGCTCCGGGCGAGATTCGCGTCGCCGCGCCCAAGGGAACCGCGCGACCGCAATTCCCCCGACCGAAGAACATACTCGGCGAAGGCCTCTATTCGGCGAAGCACATCATCGTCGCGACCGGCGCGCGGCCGCGCGCCCTGCCGGGCCTCGAGCCGGACGGCGAGCGTATCTGGACCTATTTCGAGGCGCTGCTGCCGCCTTCCATGCCGAAATCTCTGCTCGTCGTCGGCGGCGGCGCAATCGGCGTCGAATTCGCGTCCTTTTATTCGACCTTCGGAGCGCAGGTGACTCTGGTGGAGGCGCTGCCGCAGATCCTGCCGGCGGAAGACGCCGAGATCGCCGCGCTGGCGCGCAAATCCTTCGAGAAGCAAGGGATAAAAATCATCACCAGCGCCAAGCTCGCGAAGCTCGACAAGAGCGACAATGGCGTCGTGGCGACGATCGCGACCGAGAGCGGCGAGCAGCGCATAGAGGCGGAGCGCGTCATCTCCGCCGTCGGCGTCGTCCCCAATAGCGAGGGACTGGGGCTGGAGGCTCTGGGCGTGAAGACGGAGCGCGGCGTCATCGCCACCGACGGCCTCGGCCGCACCAATATCGCCGGAATCTATGCGATCGGCGACGTCGCTGGTCCGCCCATGCTCGCTCATAAGGCGGAGCATGAGGGCGTCGTCTGCGTGGAGGCGATCGCCGGACTCTCGCCGCACCCGATAGAGCGCACGCGCATTCCCGCCTGCACCTATTGCCATCCGCAGATCGCCTCCGTCGGCCTCACGGAAGCGCCGGCGAAAGCGGCCGGACATGAGCTGAAGATCGGGCGCTTTCCCTACATCGCCAATGGCAAGGCCATCGCCATGGGCGAGACAGAGGGGCTGGTGAAGACCATATTCGACGCGAAGAGCGGACGTCTGCTCGGCGCGCATCTCATCGGCGCGGAGGTGACGGAGCTGATTCAGGGCTTCGTGATCGCGATGAATCTGGAGACGACAGAGGCGGAACTGATGGAGACTATCTTCCCGCATCCGACGCTCTCCGAGACGATGCATGAGAGCGCGCTCGACGCCTTCGGGCGGGCGATTCATATTTGATGGGACACCGAGCGAGCCTGACGGCTCGCGGCCGTCAGGCTCGCATCAAATCAATGGCGCCCCTCCAGCGCCGCGCCTTCCCAATAGGGCGCCGCGCCGTAATGCTGGTGGATGCGCGTCTCCCAGTCGCGATCGGTCCAGCTCGCCTCGCTATATTCCGGCGCCTTCTCGAGCATCTGCTCCGTCACAGAAGTCGTATAACGGCGCCTGTCCTGATCGTAGCAGAGCGCCTTCCACGGCACGGCGTGATGGCCTTTGCGCAGGCACATGAAGCCGCAGAAATCGACGACGGCGTAGCGCGCCTGGCCGGTGATGGGATCGATCATCAGATGATCGATCTCACCGATCTCCTTGCCACTCTGATCGAAGATTTTCGCGCCGACGATATGCTCGCTCGAGATCATGTGAAGTTCAGGGATAGCGGTCGCCATTTCGACCTCCCTCGTGAGCCCCCGGCCCTCTTTGCATAAAAACGCGGCGCGAGAGGAAAAGTTGCCTCGCGTCACAGAAGCCATGCGCCGAAGGCGATGGTGATCAGCGTGAGCGGCGCGCCCAACTTGAAATACGCCCAGAAGCCGATGGAGACGCCGGCCGCGCGGGCGCGCTCGGCGACGATGAGATTGGCGACGGAGCCGATGAGCGTCAGATTGCCGGCCAGAGTCGAGGCCATGGCGACGACGAGCCAGGCGCGCTGCGGATCGGCCGCGCCGGCGAGGAAGGGCTTTAGCGCCAGTACCGCCGGCACATTGGTGACGAGATTGGAGAGGACAGCGGAAACCACCGCCAAAACACCGGCGTTGGAGAGATCGAAGCGGCCGATGGAGGCGACGGCCTCCGGCGTCAGCACAGTGGCCTCGAGTCCCTCGACGACGATGAACAGGCCGACGAACATCAAGAGAAGCGGCCAGTCGATCTCGCGATAGACCTTCTCCGCCTTCACATGGCGCGTGACCAGCAGCAGCGCGCCGCCGACGATCGCCACTTTCGCGACCGGCTGGCCGGCGAAGAAGAGCGCCATCATGGCCAGCGTCACCAGCACGGATTTGACGACGAGAAAGCCGCGCGCCCGCGCCGGCGCAGGCGCCGCGACGGGCAGTCTCTCCCGCGTGAGAAACTCGCCGCGGTAGAACAGCGCGACCAGCACGAAAGTGGCGAGCAGGCCGAAGGCGGCGACCGGCCACAGCGCCGCGGCGAAGGCGCCATAGGGAATATGCGACAGGCCGCCGATGATCATGTTCTGCGGATTGCCGGTGATCGTCGCCACGCTGCCGACATTGGAGGCCATGGGCACGGCGAGGAGATAGGGCAGCGGATCGCGCTTCAGCCGGCGCGTCAGCTCGAGCGTCAAAGGCGTCATCACCAGGCAGATGGCGTCATTGACGAGAAAGGCCGAGAAGGCGCCCGTCACCAGCACGATGGCGGCGAGCAGAGCGAGCGGCGTCTTCGCGCGCGCGACGACGAAATTGCTCGCCAAGCGAAAAAAGCCGGAGAGGCGCAGATTGGCGACGACGATCATCATGCCGAGCAGCAGCGTGATCGTGTCGAAATCAATGGCGCGATAGGCCGCGTCCAGCGGCAGCACGCCGAGCCCGACCATAAGGCTGGCGCCGAGCAGCGCCGCGCCGGCGCGATCGAGCCGCAGCCCCGGCGCCTCGCCGAGCGCGATGACGAAATAGGTCGCTGCGAAGATGATGATGGCGGCGGCGTGGGTCCAGCCCGAGGATACGCCGCCGCCCGACAGCAAGGTGGCGAGATAGGCGAGCAGCGTCACGCCCGCGGCGGAAGCGAGAGAGCCCGCGAAGACGAGTCCCACGGCGATCAGAGCCGCGGCGAAGGACCGCGATTTTTCGTCGTCTGGATCTGGCATGAGGTCGGGCCGTCGGCGAAAGGAAGCTGGCCGCCGACTTAGCGCGTTCCAGAGCGGCGAGCCAGCGCAACCCGAGCGACGCTCAGACCTTCTCGGCGCGCTTCACCGCGGCGGGCGTCGCGCGAAAGGCGATGGCGATGCGGTTGTAGGCGCTCATCACGCCGATCGCGATCGTCAAATCGGCGAGCTCCTTCTCGGAAAACTGCGTCGAGACGGCGGCGAACTCGGCATCGGGGACGCCGGTCTCGGCGACGCGCGTCACCGTCTCCGCCCAGGCGAGAGCGGCACGCTCGCGCTCGCTGAACAATGCCTTCGCCTCGCGCCACACCGAGACGAGCGCGAGCTTGTCCACGGTGAAGCCCTCGGCGATGAGCGCGCGCGTGTGCAGATCGAGACAGTAGGCGCAGCCGTTGATCTGCGAGACGCGCAGATAGACGAGCTCGGCGAGCGCCTTGCCGAGGCTCGCGCCGACATAGGAATGCACGGCGCCGAGCGCCTTCATGCCCTCGGGCGCGGCGTGAGCGTAATCGAGACGGCTGGTCATTCTTGCTCTCCTGCTCGAGCATCGGGAAAGGGCGGAAGGGTCTCGCTCGAATCGACGAGGAATATAGGGGACGAACGCGCCGGCTCTGTGTCGCTGGCGGTCACGGCGCAGTCGCGGCGCAAATGAAGCTCGCCGACGCGCGCGGCACGAAATCGAGCTCACGCGGCTTTTCGGCGCGAATTCTCGCGACGATCGCCTTCACGAACTCGATTTCGGCGTCGCCGATCTCGGCGCCGGCCAGCGCCTCCCTCACCCAATCGCGGCCCATTTCCTCTTCCAGAAAGTCAATGTCGTATGTCTCGATCGGGTCGAGACGCACGCGATCGTTCGACCACATGCGTATATTCTCGAGCCCCGCCCGCGCGAGCAAGGTCGGCAAGCGCAAACCTATATCCTGATCGCCTCTCCGCGATTTGACGAAATCGACGAATCTGACCCAAACGCCATAGAAGGCGGCGCGTTCGGCGGGCGCGAGGAAATGGGTCAATTCGAACGTCTGCGCCCAATTCAAATGATTGACCGGCTCGACGCAGAGGATCGTTCCGCCTCGCTTCGCCACGCGATGCATTTCCGCGACGATTTTTTCCGGCGCGAGGCTATGCATCAGCAAAGTCTGCGCGGTGACGATATCGAAGGAGCCGCCTGGCAGGCCGGTGTCGCTCGCATCCGCCTCGATCGCGCGATAGGCGATATGCGGCGCGCGCTCGGCATATTTTTTTGCGGAGCGCGCGCACCATTCGCGCTCCCGATCGACGCCTGTCACTTCCCGTAGATCGACGAAGGCGCCGAGAAGGCCGAGGCTCCAATGCCCTTCGCCGACGCCGAAATCGGCGAGGCTGGTCGCGATGGCGTCGCCGATCGCGCGCGTCTTCAGCAGGCGGAGAAAATCACGGCTCCACCAATCGAAGCGCTCGTCGTGAATGTAATCCGCCGAATGCGGCGCCTCCGACATGATCGCTCCTGTGCAATGACAATAGGCCCGCGCCGATCGAACGGCGCGGCTCTGCAATGAATTGGATGCGCCGTCGCGCCGCGCTCACAGCTTGCGCAGCGCGACTTCCTCTATGCGATGGTCCGCGCCTTTGGTCAGCACCAGGCTGGCGCGCGGGCGCGTCGGCGAAATGTTGCGGCGCAGATTTTCGAGATTGATGCGCGTCCAAATATCCTTGGCGACGCGCTTCGTCTCGTCATCGTCGAGATCGGCGTATTTCTTGAAATAGGAGAGCGGATCGCGGAAGGCCGTCTCGCGCAGGCGCTGGAAGCGCTCCACATACCATTGCTCGAGCACATTCTCCTCGGCGTGGAGATAGACCGAGAAGTCGAAGAAATCCGAGACGAAGGGAATCTCCCGCCCATCCTCGCGCGGACGGCTGGCGAGCAGCACATTCACGCCCTCGACGATGAGAATGTCGGGCTTGTCGACATAGAAGAACTCGTCCGGCACCACATCATAGATGAGATGCGAATAGACCGGCGCGGCGACATTGCGCTGGCCGGCCTTCACATCGGAGAGAAAGCGCAGCAGCGCGCGATTGTCATAGCTCTCGGGAAAGCCCTTCTTGTCCATCAGCCCGTCGCGCTCGAGCACGGCGTTGGGATAGAGAAAGCCGTCGGTGGTGACGAGCTCGACCTTCGGCGTGTTGGGCCAGCGCGACAGCAGCGCCTTGAGAATGCGCGCGGTCGTGGATTTGCCCACGGCGACCGAGCCGGCGACGCCGATGATATAGGGCATCTTGCCGTCCTCGGCGCCGAGAAACCGCTGCGTCGCCTTGAACAGGCCTTGCGTCGCCGCGACATAGAGGGCGAGCAGGCGCGAGAGCGGCAGATAAATCTCGATGACCTCTTCCAGCGAGATCGGATCGTCGAGCGATTTGAGCCGCGTGAGATCGTCGATCGTGAGCGTGAGCGGCGTGTCGGCGCGCAAGCTCGCCCATTCGGCGCGGGTGAAGCGCCGATAGGGCGACAGCGCGACGCCGGCTCCCAGATAGGCCTCGGCGTTCATTTGCGCTCTCCGCGCGACGCTTTTTCCGCATGGCCGGATTGGACCGTGCGCGTCTCCAGCTCGGCGAGCACTTCCGCGAGCGTGACGCCGCCCGCCTCCAGCAGCACGAGCAGATGATAGAGCGTGTCGGCGGCCTCGCTGGTCAGATTCTTGCGGTCGCCCTCCATGGCGGCGATGACGGTCTCCACCGCCTCCTCGCCGAATTTCTTGGCGATGCGGGGCGTTCCGGCCTCGAACAAGCTCTTGGTGTAGGACTGCGCGGCGTCGGCGCCCCGCTTCGATGCGATGATCTGCGCAAGATCGGCGAGGGAAAAATCGCTCATGAGGGCTCCAGGCCGTCGAGACGCATCGGTATGCCCGCTTTCGCCATATATCGCTTCGCCTGCGGGATGGTGAACTCGCCGAAGTGGAAAATAGACGCCGCGAGAACGGCGGAAGCATGGCCCTCGCGCACGCCCTCGACGAGATGATCCAGCGTGCCGACGCCGCCCGAGGCGATGACCGGCACATCGACGGCGTCCGCCACGGCGCGCGTCAGCTCTATGTCGAAGCCGATTTTGGCGCCGTCACGATCCATGGAGGTGAGCAATATCTCGCCGGCGCCGAGGCTCGTGACCTCCTTGGCGTATTCGACCGCGTCTACGCCCGTCGGGCGACGGCCGCCATGGGTGAAGATCTCCCAATGATCGCCGACGCGCTTGGCGTCTATGGCGACGACGATGCATTGCGAGCCGAATTTCTCGGCCGCCTCGCGCACGAATTGCCGATCCGCCACAGCGGCCGAATTGATCGAGGCCTTGTCGGCGCCGGCGAGCAGGAGATTGCGAATGTCGTCCTCGACGCGCACGCCGCCGCCGACGGTGAGCGGCATGAAGCAGGCCTCCGCCGTACGCCGCACCACATCGAGCATGATGCCGCGATTCTCGTGGCTGGCGGTGATATCGAGAAAGCACAGCTCATCGGCGCCGGCGGCGTCATAGGCGATGGCGCATTCGACCGGATCGCCGGCGTCGCGCAGATCGACGAAATTGACGCCTTTGACGACGCGGCCCTCTTTCACGTCGAGGCAGGGGATGACGCGGGATTTGAGCATCAGGCGGCCGAGGATTCCGGAGACTGCGGGCGATTGATGAAGTCCCAGATGATTCTCGGGAGCCAGCCGCCCTTTTTCTTCGTCTCGATTTCCGTAACGATGAATCGAACGTCAGGAATCACCTCTTCCCTGATCTGCGCTGCGAGCCACCGCGCGTCGCGCTCGGACGAGATGCAAAACGTATTGTCGAAGACGGCGTACCAGTTCGTGATCTCCGCAATCTTGTCCAGGCGCCGGGACACGAGGTCGCGCGACATCCTCGAACTGTCATAAACCAGGAGAAAAGCGTTCACGGTTGCTCTCCTTCGCTCGGATCCACCTCGATCACATTGGGAAGCTCCAAGCCTTCTCCTTCGATTTTCTGCGGAAGACCGCTCTTGCTTCGGGACTCGATCCAAAGCTCGTGCTGCCGCACCACAAACTCTTCGGACTGAAGGCGGTCTGGGCTTTTCAACATAAAATAGAAATGGGTGATGACAAAGACGACGCTCGGTAGGGCGGCAAAGAAGACGAAAATATACCTCAACACTGGGTCGGCTTGGAATTCATAGGCCGCCGCCAGAAAGGCGAGCGTCCCCACCGTCATGAACCACAAGACATGGTTCATGACGTTTCTCACACGCACCACGCCGGCGCGGGACGTCAAGCGGGCGATGACCTCTTCCGGCCTCATGCCCCTCCCCTCGCCGCCCTTATCAGCGCCAGCGCTTCCGCCGGATCGAGCCGCCCGTCATAGAGCGCGCGGCCGGTGATCGCGCCCGCGAGCTTCTTGCAGTCGGGCTGCAGCAGCCGCTCTATGTCGGCGAGCGAGGCGAGGCCGCCCGAGGCGATGACCGGAATGCTCAGCGCATCGGCGAGCGCGAGCGTCGCCTCTATGTTGAGGCCCTTCAAGACTCCGTCGCGCGAAATATCCGTGTAGACGATGGCGGCGACGCCGGCGTCCTCGAAGCTGCGGCCCAAATCCTGCGCCGAGACATGGGTGCGGCGCGCCCAGCCCTCGACGGCGACGAAGCCGTCCTTGGCGTCTATGCCTACCGCTATGCGGCCCGGATAGAGCCGCGCCGCCTCGCGCACCAAGGTCGGGTCGCGCACCGCCGCCGTGCCGATGATGACGCGCGAAATCCCCTTGTCGAGCCAGCGCGAGATGGTGCGCATCTCGCGAATGCCGCCGCCGAGCTGCACCGGAATCTTTATGTTGGCGAGAATGCCTTCCACGGCGAGGGCGTTCATCGGCGCGCCGGCGAAGGCGCCGTCGAGATCGACGACGTGCAGATATTCGAAGCCTTGGGCGGCGAAGGCCTGCGCCTGCGCGGTCGGATCGTCGTTGAACACCGTCGCCGAGGACATTTCGCCCTCGACGAGGCGCACGCATTGACCCTCTTTGAGATCGATCGCAGGAAACAGGATCACGGACGCCACCTCAGAAAATTCGCGATGAGAGCGAGGCCGAGCCTCTGGCTCTTCTCGGGATGGAATTGCGTGCCGACGAGATTGTCGCGCGCCACCGCCGCGGTCAGCGGGGCGCCGTAATCGGTCGTCGCCACGATATGGTCGGGCGAAGCGGGCAGGAATTGGTAGGAGTGCACGAAATAGGCGTGCAGCCCGTCCTTTCCGGTGGGGATGCCGGAAAAGAGCGCATGCGGGCGCGTCAGCTCCAGCGTGTTCCAGCCCATATGGGGGATTTTCAGGCTCTTGTCCGCGGGCTCGATGACCGCGACATCGCCGGCGATCCAGCCGAGGCCGGCCGCCTCGCCATGCTCGAGGCCGCGCGTCGCCATCAGCTGCATGCCGACGCATATTCCGAGGAACGGCCGGCCGCGCTCGATCACCGCCTCGCGCAGCGCCTCGTCCAGCCCGACGAGGGCGGAGAGGCCGCTGCGGCAATCGCGAAAGGCGCCGACGCCCGGCAGGCAGATGCGCTCGGCCCGGCGCACCACATCCGGGTCGCTGGTGACGATGATCTCCGCCCCCTCGCCTTCCCGCGCGGCGCGCTCGAAGGCCTTGGCGGCGGAGTGCAGATTGCCCGATCCGTAATCGATGATCGCCGTCGTCACGCGCGCGGCTCCTCGAACAGGCCGCCGATGACCGAACGCATCGCGGCCCGGCCGCCGGGGCGCGGCGTCACCGTCGTCGGGAGGACGCCAGCGGGGCGCCAATTGGCGAAAAACACGTCCTCGGCCTCATCGATCCTAGCCGCGACCATTACGGCGCTCTCCGTGTAACCCTTGCGCTCGAGCGACCAGGCGACGAGCCGCGGCCCCTCGAGGCCGAGCAGCAGACCGAGCGCCAGCTGCAAGACCGAGGCCGCCGCGGGATCGATCCCCAGAGCCACGCCGCCGCCGAGAATCAACGCGAGCGCGGCTGTCCATAGGACGGCCGGCAGCCACGCCCGCCGCCATAGCAGCCACAAAGGCCCGAAGAGAAAGGCCGGCGTCGAGAAGCCGTCGCGCAAAAAGACGATTCGCTCCGGCGGCGGAGCCTCGCCCGGCGCGGCCTCGGGTATAAGGACGGTGTAGACGGCCATAGGCCCGCCTCCCTTTCAGCCGGTGAGCGTGCCTTTGGTGGAGGGCACCACGCCGCCGCGGCGCGGATCGGGCGCTGTCGCCTTGCCCAGGGCGCGGGCGAAGCCCTTGAAGCAGCACTCCGCTATATGATGCGAGTTGACGCCGCGCAGCGCCTCCACATGCAGGCCGATGCGCGCATTGGCAGCGAAAGCCTGGAAGAACTCGCGCACCAGCTCGGTGTCGAACTCGCCGATCTTGGCCGCCGGAAAGGCGACGTCGAAGACGAGGAAGGGCCGGCCGGAGACGTCCACCACGACGCGGGAGAGCGCCTCGTCCAGCGGCACATGGGCGTCGCCATAGCGGGCGATGCCCTTGCGGTCGCCGAGCGCCTGATCCACCGCCTTGCCGAGCGCAATGCCCACATCCTCGACCGTATGATGGCCGTCGATGTGCAGATCGCCCTTGGCCGCGACGGTGAGGTCGAGCGGCGCGTGGCGCGCGATCTGGTCGAGCATATGGTCGAAAAAGCCGATCCCGGTCGAAATATCGGATTTGCCCTCGCCGTCGAGATCGACGGCGACGGCGATACGGGTCTCTTTCGTGTCGCGCTCGTATTTGGCGCTGCGCATGGCTCGACTGGCTCGCGGTGAATCTCGAGGGGCTGGAACGGAATATAGACCGCTCCCTGCGCGGCTTGTAGCAATTCGTCGGGCGCATGGCCAGAAGCGTGGGCGATCGGCGTGAACCGCGCTCTACCGCGGCGCGTCCAATTTTTCCCGACCCCACCGCTCGGCGAGGCGGGAGGCGCGCGCCGCCAGGCGGGGCGGATCCAGCGCCTCGCACTCCCACAGGATCGCGACACGAAAACCTAACGCCCGCAGAGCCTTGGCCTTGCGGGCGTCGCGGGCGCGATTGTCGGCGAATTTTTCCAGCCAGAAGGCGTTGTTTTGTTTCGGGATCGTGCCGCGGCGGCAATTCTTGTGATGGTGCCAGAAGCAGCCATTGACGAAAAGCGCCCAGCGCCGGCTGCGATTGGCGAAATCCGGCGCGCCGGGCAGGCCTTTGGCGTTGCGCCGATAGTGGAGCCCGGCCAGCCGCAGCGCCGCGGCGACCGCCTCCTCCGCCCCGGTGCGGGACTGGCGCACCCGCTTCATCAGCGCCGAGCGCGCCGGATCGCTGGCCGGCGGCGTCCTCATTGGGCGGCGGCGAGGCCGGGGCCGGCGCGCATCGCCTCGAGATGGGCGGCCACCGCCTCCCGAAAGCCGGGCTCGAATCGCAGCTTCGCCCGCATGGTGCGGGCGAGAAACCCCGCGCTCGCGCGCTCGGACAGCGGCTTGCCTTGATGCTGCAGGAAAACATGCAGCGGCGCGCGCTCGCGCCAGACGGGAAAGGCCGAAATTTCGACGCCGCAGCGCCGCTCGCCGTCATAGCGCGCGGCGCGGGGCCAGCGGACGCCCTCCTCCAGAACCGCGCCGTCGCGGGAAGGCTCATAGCGCCCGGGCGCCGCGAGCCGGCCGCCGACCCATTCGGCTACCGGCGCGCTGACGGCGTTGCCGACCAGCGACCAGCGCCAGCCGGGACGGCCCAGCGCCTCAGCCGGCGCGGTCCAGTCGGCCGGAAAACCCTGCAAGCGCTCGGCGTCGCGAATATCGGGCGTCACCACGCCGCCGCCCGGCAGGAGAATCGCCGGCGGCGAGGCGATGCCGAGCGTCGAGCCATTCTTCAATGTCGGCACGCAATCGGCTCCCCAGCCGAGGCCGCGCACGCCCTCCGTCCAATAAAAGCCATGGGCGTGCGTCGCCAGCGATGTCGCGCGCGGACGGGGGCTCGCCTCGTCCACCAGCAGAATATCGGCCGGATCGGCGAGGCGCGAGGCCAGAAACAGCACACGCTCGCGCCGCTGCGGCAGAAAGGCCAGAGTGTTGACGACGCGATAGGCCCAGCGATAGCCGCGCTCCTCGAAGGCCGTGACCAGCCGCGCCATGGCGCGTCCACGATCGAGACTCAGCATGAAGGAGACATTCTCGAGCAGCGCATGCGGCGCGCGCGTCTCGTCGAGCAGGCGGAACACATGGCTGACCAGCGAGGATTTGCGCCCGCCAATGCCCTGCGTGCGGCCGGCCTGGCTCAAATCCTGACAGGGAAAGCCCGCCGTGACCAGCTCCGTCTCGCCCGGCAGCGCGCGCAGCGCGGCGACATCGCCCACATTGGGCGTCTGCGGAAAATGCGTCGCCAGCACGCGAGCGGCGAGCGGCCAGTTTTCGGAGAACATGAGACAATCATGTCCGGCGCGCGCGAGCCCGAGCTCGAGCCCGCCTATGCCCGCGAAAAGGCCGACGACTTTCATGGATAGGGCCTCGCGGCCGAGGGCCGTCGTGCGATTCGTCTGCGCATGAGCGGAGTTGACCGCCACGGGCGAAGAAGTGTCAAGCCGCAGCGCTCGCGAAGACACGCACATATGTCGCGACGATGACGAAAGGCGCGAATTCCTTTGCCGAGAAAGCCGTCGCGCGGCTGGACTTGTCGGCCCGCTCTGCCTAGTCTCGCGACGCTTTTTTCCGCGTGTGAAACGCCCAGCCCTACGAGTCCGATGCGCGCCATTCTTCCGCTCAAAGCCTCGACCCTTTCGAAACGCCGCGCGCTTCGCTCCGCGCGCGCCGGCTACACGCTCGTCGAGATGCTGGTCGTGCTCGCGATCATCGGCTCGATCGTCGGCCTCGTCGGTCCGCGCGTGCTGAACTATCTCTCCGAGTCGAAGGTGAAGACCGCGCAGATTCAGATGGAGAATATCTCCAGCGCGCTCGATCTCTTCTATCTCGACGTCGGCCGCTATCCCTCGACGGAGGAAGGCCTCTCCGCGCTCGCCCGGCGGCCGGCCGGCGCCTCAGTGTGGAACGGCCCCTATCTGAAATCCGCCAATGTGCCCAAGGATCCTTGGGGACACGACTATCTCTATCGCGCTCCGGGACAGAACGGGCCTTACGACATAGGCTCGCTCGGCCCCGAAGGCCGCGAGGGCGGCGCCGGATCGATCACGCGCAGCCGCGACACGGCGGCGCGCTGACCATCTTCCCCGCTCGCATGACGCATGGCCGCAAGATCGCCGAGAGAAAAGGCTTCGCGCTTCTCATCGTGATCTTCGGTCTCGGGGTCATTATTCTGCTGATGACCTCCTTCATGGCGACGGCGCGCTTGCGCCTGCGCAGCGCCGTCGATAATTCCGCATCGATCAAGACGCGGCTCATCGCCGAAGGGGCCGTCAATCTCGCGATTTTCGGATTGATCGCCGAGCAGCGTCCGTCCAATGCGCAACAGGCCGAGCCACCCGTTTACGATGGATCGCCGCGCCTCTGCTCATTCGCTGGCGCCGCCGT
It encodes the following:
- the hisF gene encoding imidazole glycerol phosphate synthase subunit HisF, with amino-acid sequence MLKSRVIPCLDVKEGRVVKGVNFVDLRDAGDPVECAIAYDAAGADELCFLDITASHENRGIMLDVVRRTAEACFMPLTVGGGVRVEDDIRNLLLAGADKASINSAAVADRQFVREAAEKFGSQCIVVAIDAKRVGDHWEIFTHGGRRPTGVDAVEYAKEVTSLGAGEILLTSMDRDGAKIGFDIELTRAVADAVDVPVIASGGVGTLDHLVEGVREGHASAVLAASIFHFGEFTIPQAKRYMAKAGIPMRLDGLEPS
- the hisA gene encoding 1-(5-phosphoribosyl)-5-[(5-phosphoribosylamino)methylideneamino]imidazole-4-carboxamide isomerase; this encodes MASVILFPAIDLKEGQCVRLVEGEMSSATVFNDDPTAQAQAFAAQGFEYLHVVDLDGAFAGAPMNALAVEGILANIKIPVQLGGGIREMRTISRWLDKGISRVIIGTAAVRDPTLVREAARLYPGRIAVGIDAKDGFVAVEGWARRTHVSAQDLGRSFEDAGVAAIVYTDISRDGVLKGLNIEATLALADALSIPVIASGGLASLADIERLLQPDCKKLAGAITGRALYDGRLDPAEALALIRAARGGA
- the hisH gene encoding imidazole glycerol phosphate synthase subunit HisH; this translates as MTTAIIDYGSGNLHSAAKAFERAAREGEGAEIIVTSDPDVVRRAERICLPGVGAFRDCRSGLSALVGLDEALREAVIERGRPFLGICVGMQLMATRGLEHGEAAGLGWIAGDVAVIEPADKSLKIPHMGWNTLELTRPHALFSGIPTGKDGLHAYFVHSYQFLPASPDHIVATTDYGAPLTAAVARDNLVGTQFHPEKSQRLGLALIANFLRWRP
- a CDS encoding DUF2628 domain-containing protein, coding for MAVYTVLIPEAAPGEAPPPERIVFLRDGFSTPAFLFGPLWLLWRRAWLPAVLWTAALALILGGGVALGIDPAAASVLQLALGLLLGLEGPRLVAWSLERKGYTESAVMVAARIDEAEDVFFANWRPAGVLPTTVTPRPGGRAAMRSVIGGLFEEPRA
- the hisB gene encoding imidazoleglycerol-phosphate dehydratase HisB — translated: MRSAKYERDTKETRIAVAVDLDGEGKSDISTGIGFFDHMLDQIARHAPLDLTVAAKGDLHIDGHHTVEDVGIALGKAVDQALGDRKGIARYGDAHVPLDEALSRVVVDVSGRPFLVFDVAFPAAKIGEFDTELVREFFQAFAANARIGLHVEALRGVNSHHIAECCFKGFARALGKATAPDPRRGGVVPSTKGTLTG
- a CDS encoding very short patch repair endonuclease; its protein translation is MRTPPASDPARSALMKRVRQSRTGAEEAVAAALRLAGLHYRRNAKGLPGAPDFANRSRRWALFVNGCFWHHHKNCRRGTIPKQNNAFWLEKFADNRARDARKAKALRALGFRVAILWECEALDPPRLAARASRLAERWGREKLDAPR
- a CDS encoding DNA cytosine methyltransferase — protein: MKVVGLFAGIGGLELGLARAGHDCLMFSENWPLAARVLATHFPQTPNVGDVAALRALPGETELVTAGFPCQDLSQAGRTQGIGGRKSSLVSHVFRLLDETRAPHALLENVSFMLSLDRGRAMARLVTAFEERGYRWAYRVVNTLAFLPQRRERVLFLASRLADPADILLVDEASPRPRATSLATHAHGFYWTEGVRGLGWGADCVPTLKNGSTLGIASPPAILLPGGGVVTPDIRDAERLQGFPADWTAPAEALGRPGWRWSLVGNAVSAPVAEWVGGRLAAPGRYEPSRDGAVLEEGVRWPRAARYDGERRCGVEISAFPVWRERAPLHVFLQHQGKPLSERASAGFLARTMRAKLRFEPGFREAVAAHLEAMRAGPGLAAAQ